A genomic region of Magnetococcales bacterium contains the following coding sequences:
- a CDS encoding antitoxin, which translates to MYTSTLRKVGGSTMLSLPPALLDILALKAGATVGISIEDGSLVINPVPGPHYMLEELLGMSTDSTQPPSRAEQEWLDSSPIGEELL; encoded by the coding sequence ATGTATACTTCCACACTACGCAAGGTTGGTGGCTCTACAATGCTGTCTCTTCCACCAGCTCTTCTGGATATCCTGGCCCTGAAGGCAGGAGCTACGGTTGGCATTTCCATTGAGGATGGGTCCCTGGTCATCAATCCCGTCCCAGGACCGCACTACATGTTGGAAGAGTTGCTGGGCATGTCAACCGACTCCACACAACCCCCTTCACGTGCAGAGCAGGAATGGCTGGATTCATCTCCAATCGGAGAGGAGCTGCTGTGA
- a CDS encoding type II toxin-antitoxin system PemK/MazF family toxin: MAGFISNRRGAAVTAKRGDIYMVSLDPTSGHETQGRRPVLVVSPAAFNKATGDVSVVLPITQGGSFARMSGFAVSLSGAGTATQGVIRCDQPRALDFSSRQANKLERVPQVIMEEVIARLATICM, translated from the coding sequence ATGGCTGGATTCATCTCCAATCGGAGAGGAGCTGCTGTGACAGCAAAGAGGGGTGACATCTACATGGTCAGTCTGGACCCCACATCCGGCCATGAGACACAAGGAAGAAGACCAGTGCTGGTGGTATCTCCTGCTGCCTTCAACAAGGCCACCGGGGATGTTTCTGTCGTTCTGCCCATTACCCAGGGTGGATCCTTTGCCCGGATGTCAGGATTTGCTGTTTCTTTGAGCGGCGCGGGCACTGCAACCCAGGGAGTCATACGTTGTGACCAGCCCAGAGCTTTGGATTTCAGTTCCAGACAGGCAAATAAACTGGAACGGGTTCCCCAAGTCATCATGGAGGAGGTGATCGCCCGGTTGGCAACCATCTGCATGTGA